The Palleronia sp. THAF1 genome window below encodes:
- the fabD gene encoding ACP S-malonyltransferase, translating to MALALVFPGQGAQTIGMGRDLADSYPAAKAVFDEVDAALDEALSTLIWEGDADALTLTANAQPALMATSLAAFAALKAEGFDISRAAMVAGHSLGEYSALAAAGALTITDAARLLRLRGQAMQEAVPVGEGAMAALLGLDFETAQKVAGDAAQGQVCQAANDNDPSQVVVSGHKAAVERALELAKEAGAKRAILLPVSAPFHCALMQPAADRMADALADVELNAPAVPVVANVTAAPVSDPAEIKRLLVEQVTGSVRWRESVQAMGAAGVDEIWEVGAGKALSGMVKRIDRGIATRAVGTAADVRAAMDKGE from the coding sequence ATGGCGCTGGCATTGGTGTTTCCGGGGCAGGGGGCGCAGACGATCGGGATGGGTCGGGATCTGGCCGACAGCTATCCCGCCGCGAAAGCGGTGTTCGATGAGGTGGACGCGGCTTTGGATGAGGCGCTTTCGACCCTGATCTGGGAGGGCGACGCCGACGCGCTGACCCTGACTGCCAACGCGCAACCCGCGCTGATGGCAACATCGTTGGCGGCCTTTGCGGCGTTGAAGGCGGAGGGGTTCGACATCTCTCGCGCGGCAATGGTCGCGGGGCATTCCTTGGGCGAGTATTCCGCTTTGGCGGCGGCCGGTGCGCTGACGATCACCGATGCGGCCCGTCTTTTGCGTCTGCGCGGGCAGGCCATGCAAGAGGCCGTTCCGGTGGGCGAAGGCGCGATGGCGGCCCTTCTGGGGCTGGACTTCGAGACTGCGCAAAAGGTGGCCGGTGACGCCGCGCAAGGGCAGGTCTGTCAGGCGGCGAACGACAATGATCCGTCGCAGGTGGTCGTTTCTGGCCACAAGGCCGCCGTCGAGCGGGCGTTGGAGCTGGCGAAAGAGGCCGGGGCCAAGCGCGCGATCCTGTTGCCGGTGTCCGCGCCGTTCCACTGTGCGCTGATGCAGCCCGCAGCCGACCGGATGGCGGACGCTTTGGCCGATGTGGAGCTGAACGCGCCTGCTGTGCCGGTGGTGGCGAATGTGACGGCAGCGCCGGTCAGCGACCCGGCAGAGATCAAGCGACTGCTGGTGGAGCAGGTCACGGGATCGGTGCGCTGGCGCGAAAGCGTGCAGGCCATGGGAGCCGCGGGCGTCGATGAAATCTGGGAGGTTGGCGCAGGCAAGGCGCTGTCCGGTATGGTGAAACGGATCGACCGGGGGATCGCCACGCGGGCCGTCGGGACGGCGGCGGACGTTCGTGCCGCCATGGATAAAGGGGAATGA
- the fabG gene encoding 3-oxoacyl-ACP reductase FabG translates to MFDLSDKAALVTGASGGIGGEIARALYAQGATVGLSGTREEPLNALAEELGERAHVLPCNLGDAEALKELPKRAAEAMGSLDILVNNAGITRDGLMMRMSGDDWQDVIDVNLTAVAKLSQACLRGMMKAKWGRIINISSIVGATGNPGQANYAAAKAGMVGFSKALAQEIASRGVTVNCVAPGFIATAMTDKLNDEQKDGLLGKIPVGRMGEAHEIAAAVAYLASKEAAYITGETLHVNGGMAML, encoded by the coding sequence ATGTTCGATCTAAGCGACAAGGCGGCACTGGTAACGGGCGCGTCCGGCGGCATCGGCGGAGAGATCGCCCGCGCGCTGTATGCTCAGGGGGCAACCGTCGGACTATCAGGCACCCGAGAAGAGCCTTTGAATGCCTTGGCCGAAGAGCTGGGCGAACGCGCCCACGTGCTGCCGTGCAATCTGGGCGACGCAGAGGCCCTGAAAGAGCTGCCCAAGCGCGCGGCAGAGGCGATGGGATCACTGGATATTCTGGTAAACAACGCCGGGATCACCCGCGACGGGCTGATGATGCGGATGTCGGGCGATGACTGGCAGGACGTGATCGACGTGAACCTGACGGCGGTGGCCAAGCTGTCCCAAGCCTGCCTGCGCGGCATGATGAAGGCCAAGTGGGGGCGGATCATCAACATCTCCAGCATCGTCGGCGCGACGGGTAATCCGGGGCAGGCCAATTATGCTGCGGCAAAGGCCGGTATGGTGGGCTTTTCCAAGGCGCTTGCACAGGAAATAGCGTCACGTGGCGTGACGGTGAACTGCGTCGCTCCGGGCTTCATCGCCACGGCCATGACCGATAAGCTGAACGACGAACAGAAAGATGGTTTGCTGGGCAAGATCCCGGTCGGTCGCATGGGCGAAGCGCATGAAATCGCTGCCGCCGTTGCCTACCTTGCCAGCAAGGAAGCGGCCTATATCACAGGAGAAACCTTGCACGTGAATGGCGGTATGGCCATGTTATAG
- a CDS encoding acyl carrier protein gives MSEAEIEQRVRNKVVEHLGVEEDKVTENASFIDDLGADSLDTVELVMAFEEEFGIEIPDDAAENIQTFGDAVNYIKGAV, from the coding sequence ATGAGCGAAGCCGAGATCGAACAGCGCGTCCGGAACAAAGTCGTCGAGCACCTCGGCGTCGAAGAAGACAAGGTGACCGAGAACGCCTCTTTCATCGATGATCTGGGTGCGGACAGCCTCGACACCGTCGAACTGGTCATGGCCTTCGAGGAAGAGTTCGGGATCGAAATCCCCGACGACGCCGCCGAGAACATCCAGACGTTCGGCGATGCGGTCAACTACATCAAGGGTGCCGTCTGA
- a CDS encoding PilZ domain-containing protein, with the protein MIVLRLILVIVVLFAATRGAMAAPTRMSCRDVGWLNALRAAHDIPTPLARSQRLAVLFATDEWRRALGGLMPFMSDQTAQTVRLFVIASREPPHTVSVDLHRSMAALRLPPFCADSESPPYEQSVGTFGGWDPPPSVAVRTAQQARGVPAKGAPSLPGMISTRLPWFGGTVGFLCVLVALIRRETNNARRSRRYPCQIAVSIDADGRVYSGTIRDLSQSGCQLQSQDAVQLDPADALVIQLPDGKVTAAAIWQSGSTSGLRFKVILDAKRLRRLIRKPPP; encoded by the coding sequence ATGATTGTCCTGCGCCTGATTCTTGTGATCGTCGTCCTTTTCGCCGCGACGCGCGGTGCGATGGCGGCCCCGACGCGCATGAGCTGCCGCGACGTGGGCTGGCTGAACGCGTTGCGGGCGGCGCATGACATCCCCACCCCGCTGGCCCGGTCGCAGCGCCTGGCCGTTCTGTTCGCCACCGACGAATGGCGCCGCGCGCTTGGTGGTTTGATGCCATTCATGTCAGACCAGACCGCGCAGACCGTTCGCCTGTTCGTCATCGCATCACGCGAACCGCCGCATACAGTCTCGGTCGATCTACACCGCAGCATGGCCGCGCTTCGCCTTCCGCCGTTCTGCGCGGACAGCGAAAGCCCACCCTATGAGCAATCGGTGGGAACCTTCGGCGGCTGGGACCCGCCACCGTCTGTCGCGGTCCGTACAGCACAACAAGCGCGTGGCGTGCCTGCGAAGGGTGCGCCAAGCCTGCCCGGCATGATCTCGACCCGGCTGCCATGGTTCGGTGGCACGGTCGGGTTCCTCTGCGTGTTGGTCGCTCTTATCCGTCGAGAGACCAACAACGCCCGACGGTCCCGGCGTTACCCCTGTCAGATTGCAGTTTCGATTGACGCCGATGGCCGCGTGTATTCGGGCACCATTCGCGATTTGTCCCAATCGGGCTGCCAACTGCAGTCGCAAGACGCAGTCCAACTCGATCCAGCCGACGCGCTTGTCATCCAACTCCCGGACGGCAAGGTCACGGCGGCGGCAATCTGGCAAAGTGGCAGCACGTCAGGCTTGCGTTTCAAAGTTATCCTGGACGCAAAACGCCTTCGACGGTTGATCCGAAAACCTCCGCCATAG
- the fabF gene encoding beta-ketoacyl-ACP synthase II: MRRVVITGMGMVTPLGATMDSSWKAALAGQSGAGTIQQFDASGLTTNYACEVPSTGDAAFNADDFMEPKEQRKVDRFIQFGVAAAQQAIEDANLGGESEEELERIGVMIGSGIGGLQSIAETALLIRDKGARRVSPFFIPGSLINLISGQVSIRYGYKGPNHAVVTACSTGAHAIGDATRLIQLGDADVMVAGGAEAAICEIGIAGFNACKALSTQHKDDPTKASRPWDADRDGFVMGEGAGVVVLEDYDRAKARGATIYAEVIGYGLSGDAHHITAPPPDHEGAERAMRAAVKRAGIEPSAIDYVNAHGTSTMADTIEMGAVQRLLGDAASKATMSSTKSMTGHLLGAAGAIEAIFSVLAIRDQVAPPTINLDTPPEDAVIDLAPNAKVERKIDIALSNSFGFGGTNAALLMKKVDA; encoded by the coding sequence ATGCGGCGAGTCGTCATCACCGGAATGGGCATGGTCACGCCACTTGGCGCGACGATGGATTCGAGCTGGAAAGCAGCACTTGCAGGGCAGAGCGGTGCGGGCACCATTCAACAGTTCGACGCCAGCGGGCTGACGACGAACTATGCCTGTGAAGTGCCATCCACCGGCGACGCCGCGTTCAATGCCGATGACTTCATGGAGCCGAAGGAGCAGCGTAAGGTCGACCGCTTCATTCAGTTCGGTGTTGCGGCGGCGCAGCAGGCGATCGAGGACGCCAACCTGGGTGGCGAAAGCGAGGAAGAGCTGGAGCGCATCGGCGTGATGATCGGTTCTGGCATCGGCGGTCTGCAATCCATTGCCGAGACGGCGCTGTTGATCCGGGACAAGGGTGCGCGGCGGGTGTCGCCGTTCTTCATTCCGGGTTCGCTGATCAACCTGATCTCCGGGCAGGTCTCTATCCGCTACGGCTACAAGGGCCCGAACCACGCGGTCGTCACGGCTTGTTCGACGGGTGCACATGCCATCGGCGACGCGACGCGGCTGATCCAGCTGGGCGATGCGGATGTGATGGTCGCAGGCGGTGCAGAGGCCGCGATCTGTGAAATTGGCATTGCGGGTTTCAATGCCTGCAAAGCATTGTCGACGCAGCATAAGGACGACCCCACCAAGGCCAGCCGCCCGTGGGACGCCGACCGTGACGGTTTCGTCATGGGCGAGGGCGCGGGCGTCGTCGTGCTGGAAGACTATGACCGGGCGAAAGCGCGCGGGGCCACGATCTATGCCGAGGTCATCGGCTACGGTCTGTCCGGCGACGCGCATCACATCACTGCACCGCCCCCCGATCACGAGGGCGCAGAACGGGCCATGCGCGCCGCCGTCAAGCGGGCCGGCATCGAGCCCAGCGCCATCGACTATGTGAATGCACACGGCACCAGCACCATGGCCGATACCATCGAGATGGGCGCGGTGCAGCGCTTGTTGGGCGATGCGGCGAGCAAGGCGACGATGTCATCCACCAAGTCGATGACCGGGCACTTGTTGGGGGCCGCTGGCGCCATCGAGGCGATCTTCAGCGTGCTGGCAATCCGCGATCAGGTCGCGCCGCCAACCATCAATCTGGACACGCCGCCAGAGGATGCGGTGATCGACCTTGCACCCAACGCCAAGGTCGAGCGCAAGATCGACATCGCGTTGTCGAACTCTTTCGGGTTCGGCGGCACGAACGCGGCGCTCTTGATGAAGAAAGTGGACGCTTAG
- the mltG gene encoding endolytic transglycosylase MltG translates to MWKHVAANGITLLIVALVAVAGLIGWGVNQYRDAGPLAQAICLRVAPGSTMSAVSSDLESQNAVSNARLFRMGADYTDKSGALKAGSFLVPEQASMEEIVDIVTQGGQSTCGTEIVYRIGVRGQEVQVRELDPATNRFSERAAFDPATEDAPDVYAEMRDRSDTRYRIAVAEGVTSWQIVEALKAADFMEGTVDGVPGEGRLAPDSYEVSIGDTRENLLSRMEARQDERLANAWEDRASNLPYDTPEEALIMASIVEKETGLADERPQVAAVFVNRLEQGMRLQTDPTVIYGITNGEGVLGRGLRRSELDATTPYNTYQIDGLPPTPIANPGLDAIEAALNPDSHDYIFFVADGTGGHAFAETLAEHNENVARWRQIEAEAAADAEAEAEAGQ, encoded by the coding sequence ATGTGGAAACACGTCGCCGCCAATGGGATCACATTGTTGATCGTGGCGCTGGTCGCTGTCGCTGGCCTGATCGGCTGGGGTGTGAACCAGTATCGCGATGCGGGGCCGTTGGCGCAGGCGATCTGCCTGCGGGTGGCGCCCGGCAGCACGATGTCGGCGGTATCATCTGATCTGGAGTCGCAGAACGCCGTTTCAAACGCCCGCCTGTTTCGGATGGGCGCCGACTACACCGACAAGTCCGGCGCGTTGAAGGCAGGGTCTTTTCTGGTGCCCGAGCAGGCGTCGATGGAAGAGATCGTGGACATCGTCACCCAAGGTGGCCAGTCCACCTGCGGCACAGAGATCGTCTACCGGATCGGCGTACGCGGCCAAGAGGTGCAGGTGCGCGAACTCGACCCCGCGACCAATCGCTTCTCGGAGCGCGCGGCCTTCGATCCCGCAACCGAAGATGCGCCGGACGTCTACGCCGAGATGCGAGACCGGTCGGACACCCGCTACCGCATTGCCGTGGCCGAGGGCGTCACGTCTTGGCAGATCGTCGAGGCGCTGAAGGCAGCTGATTTCATGGAAGGCACCGTCGATGGCGTGCCGGGAGAGGGACGGCTTGCGCCCGACAGCTATGAGGTTTCCATCGGGGACACGCGCGAGAACCTGTTGTCGCGCATGGAAGCGCGGCAGGACGAGCGGCTGGCGAACGCGTGGGAGGATCGCGCGTCGAATCTGCCCTATGACACGCCTGAAGAGGCATTGATCATGGCTTCCATCGTCGAAAAGGAAACGGGCTTGGCGGATGAACGTCCGCAGGTCGCCGCCGTCTTCGTGAACCGTCTGGAGCAGGGGATGCGGCTGCAGACCGACCCGACGGTGATCTACGGTATCACCAACGGTGAAGGCGTACTTGGCCGGGGTCTGCGCCGCTCTGAGTTGGACGCGACGACGCCTTACAACACCTACCAGATAGACGGTTTGCCACCGACGCCCATCGCCAATCCAGGTCTGGACGCGATCGAGGCGGCTTTGAACCCCGACAGCCATGACTACATCTTCTTTGTGGCGGATGGCACGGGTGGTCACGCCTTTGCCGAGACCTTGGCCGAGCACAACGAGAACGTTGCTCGCTGGCGGCAGATCGAAGCCGAGGCGGCAGCAGACGCCGAAGCCGAAGCCGAAGCGGGCCAATAG
- a CDS encoding DNA-packaging protein has protein sequence MEHSTNVDTVEESFSTLTPLGQRSPADWIASAGLETKFLEGMDDGTLAALPYIFDIWAMTHQRPPAGDWTNWVILGGRGAGKTRAGAEWVRSMVEGARPTDPGRASRVALVGETFDQVRDVMIFGESGIIACCPPDRVPEWQATRRRLVWPNGATATAYSAHEPEALRGPQFDAAWVDELAKWRKAQDAWDMLQFCLRLGDHPRSCITTTPRSIPLLRRLLAQSSTVSTHAPTQANSANLAPSFLTEVRERYGNTRLAQQELQGVLLDDIEGALWSVGQLAEARIETLPVVSRIVVAVDPPVTGGKNADTCGIVVAGLTTEGQGVVIEDASIKGSPLQWARAVIDAYHRHAADRVIAETNQGGDLIESLLRQVDRTVPYRSVHASKGKVIRAEPVAALYEQDKVRHLGEWPELESQMAQMTSTGFRGAGSPDRVDALVWALSELMLSKRRANPGVRGL, from the coding sequence ATGGAACACTCGACAAACGTGGATACGGTGGAGGAGTCGTTCTCGACCTTGACGCCGCTCGGGCAGAGATCGCCGGCCGACTGGATCGCCTCCGCCGGACTGGAAACCAAGTTTCTGGAGGGGATGGATGACGGCACGCTGGCCGCACTGCCCTATATCTTCGACATCTGGGCCATGACCCACCAGCGACCGCCTGCCGGTGACTGGACCAACTGGGTGATCCTGGGGGGGCGTGGCGCAGGCAAGACGCGGGCGGGGGCCGAGTGGGTCCGTTCCATGGTGGAAGGCGCGCGACCGACCGATCCCGGTCGTGCATCGCGGGTCGCACTTGTGGGCGAGACCTTCGATCAGGTCCGCGATGTGATGATTTTTGGCGAAAGCGGCATCATTGCCTGCTGCCCGCCCGACCGCGTGCCCGAATGGCAAGCGACGCGTCGGCGGCTGGTCTGGCCCAACGGGGCGACCGCGACGGCTTACAGCGCGCATGAGCCAGAGGCCCTGCGCGGGCCGCAGTTCGATGCCGCCTGGGTGGATGAACTGGCGAAATGGCGCAAGGCGCAGGACGCTTGGGACATGCTGCAGTTCTGCCTGCGTCTGGGCGATCACCCACGCAGTTGTATCACTACGACGCCGCGGTCGATCCCTTTGTTGCGTCGACTTTTGGCGCAAAGCAGCACGGTCAGTACCCATGCGCCGACGCAGGCCAACAGTGCCAACCTTGCGCCGTCGTTCCTGACCGAAGTGCGGGAACGCTACGGCAACACCCGGCTGGCGCAGCAAGAGTTACAGGGCGTGCTGCTGGACGACATCGAGGGCGCGTTGTGGTCCGTCGGGCAGTTGGCCGAGGCGCGGATCGAGACGCTGCCGGTCGTGTCGCGCATTGTCGTGGCAGTTGATCCGCCCGTGACGGGGGGCAAGAACGCCGACACCTGCGGGATCGTCGTGGCCGGTCTGACGACCGAGGGGCAGGGCGTGGTGATCGAGGATGCCAGCATCAAGGGATCGCCCTTGCAGTGGGCGCGTGCTGTGATCGACGCCTACCATCGCCATGCAGCCGACCGGGTGATTGCGGAAACCAACCAGGGCGGCGATCTGATCGAATCTTTGCTGCGCCAAGTGGACCGTACGGTGCCTTACCGGAGTGTTCATGCGTCGAAGGGTAAGGTCATTCGTGCCGAGCCTGTCGCCGCTCTCTACGAGCAGGACAAGGTGCGGCACCTGGGCGAGTGGCCCGAGCTGGAAAGTCAGATGGCGCAGATGACGTCGACAGGCTTTCGCGGTGCCGGGTCGCCCGACCGGGTCGATGCGCTGGTCTGGGCGCTGAGCGAGCTGATGTTGAGCAAGAGACGCGCCAATCCGGGCGTGCGCGGTCTGTAG
- a CDS encoding phage portal protein gives MLQFLKRSGPVPEAKASAAGGLGASRIAAGGVGRVAWTPRDTASLTRSGFQGNPIVFRCVKLISEAAAALPVVLEQDGARLDVHPVLSLLARPNGAQGRAELLEALYGQLLLTGDGYVEAVGEGDLPAELHVLRSERMAVVPGADGWPVAYDYAVAGRKHRFPAAAICHVKSFHPQDDHYGLSPMQAVAQAMDVHSSASRWSKALLDNAARPSGAIIYGGGEGMLEPDQYDRLVAELEMHHQGARNAGRPMLLEGGLDWKPMGFSPSDMEFQKTKESAAREIATAFGVPPMLLGIPGDATYANYAEAHRAFYRLTVLPMAQRVTASLAQWLEPFAGEPLAFRIDHDQVPALSAERDAHWARVAAADFLTDAEKRALLGLTRPEDADHDL, from the coding sequence ATGTTGCAGTTCCTAAAGCGAAGCGGGCCAGTGCCGGAGGCCAAGGCGAGTGCGGCAGGCGGTTTGGGTGCATCCCGGATCGCCGCGGGTGGCGTGGGCCGTGTTGCGTGGACACCGCGCGATACCGCGTCACTGACGCGATCCGGGTTTCAGGGCAATCCGATCGTCTTCCGTTGCGTCAAGCTGATCTCTGAGGCCGCTGCCGCCTTGCCGGTGGTCTTGGAGCAGGACGGTGCGCGGCTGGACGTGCATCCCGTGCTGTCCCTGCTGGCGCGACCGAACGGGGCGCAGGGCCGCGCGGAATTGCTGGAGGCGCTGTATGGGCAGCTTCTGCTGACGGGCGATGGTTATGTCGAAGCCGTGGGAGAGGGCGATCTGCCCGCGGAACTGCATGTGCTGCGATCGGAACGGATGGCGGTGGTGCCCGGTGCCGATGGCTGGCCGGTGGCCTACGACTACGCCGTGGCGGGTCGCAAGCACCGCTTTCCGGCCGCCGCGATCTGTCATGTGAAGTCGTTTCACCCGCAGGATGACCACTATGGCCTGTCCCCGATGCAGGCCGTGGCGCAGGCGATGGACGTGCATTCGTCAGCCTCGCGCTGGTCGAAGGCGCTGCTGGACAACGCCGCGCGTCCCTCTGGTGCCATCATCTATGGGGGTGGAGAGGGCATGCTGGAGCCGGATCAGTACGACCGCCTCGTGGCCGAGCTGGAGATGCACCACCAGGGCGCGCGCAATGCCGGTCGGCCCATGTTGCTGGAAGGGGGCCTGGACTGGAAGCCAATGGGGTTCAGCCCTTCGGACATGGAGTTCCAGAAGACCAAGGAGAGTGCCGCGCGCGAGATCGCGACCGCCTTCGGGGTGCCGCCCATGCTGTTGGGCATCCCCGGAGACGCGACCTACGCCAATTACGCCGAGGCGCATCGGGCCTTCTACCGCCTGACCGTTCTGCCCATGGCGCAGCGCGTTACAGCAAGCCTGGCGCAGTGGCTGGAGCCCTTTGCGGGCGAACCGCTGGCCTTCCGTATCGACCACGATCAGGTGCCCGCCCTGTCTGCCGAACGCGATGCGCACTGGGCCCGTGTCGCTGCCGCAGACTTCCTGACTGACGCCGAGAAGCGCGCGCTTCTGGGCCTGACTCGCCCGGAGGATGCAGATCATGACCTATGA
- a CDS encoding HK97 family phage prohead protease, whose protein sequence is MTYETKFIAPGEVTLADGTLIEGYASLFNRTDRGGDIVRQGAFAQSLALLKAQGRTVKMLWQHDPGQPIGVWEEIVEDSRGLKVRGRILDDVGKGRDAAALVAGGAIDGLSIGYRTKKATKDRQGRRILQELELWEVSLVTFPMLPDARVGRKRDPLRDLAAAIRVARLHLTGG, encoded by the coding sequence ATGACCTATGAAACGAAGTTCATCGCCCCCGGCGAGGTGACCTTGGCCGACGGAACGTTGATCGAGGGCTATGCGTCCCTGTTCAATCGCACTGACAGGGGGGGCGACATCGTCCGCCAGGGCGCCTTTGCCCAATCGCTTGCCTTGTTGAAAGCGCAGGGGCGCACGGTGAAGATGCTGTGGCAGCACGATCCCGGTCAGCCCATCGGCGTCTGGGAAGAAATCGTCGAGGACTCGCGTGGCCTGAAGGTGCGCGGACGGATCCTGGACGACGTGGGAAAGGGTCGCGACGCCGCGGCTCTGGTGGCTGGCGGAGCGATCGACGGGCTGTCGATCGGCTATCGCACCAAGAAGGCCACGAAGGACAGACAGGGTCGGCGTATCCTGCAAGAGCTGGAACTGTGGGAGGTGTCGCTGGTGACCTTTCCCATGCTTCCCGACGCGCGAGTGGGACGCAAGCGCGATCCCTTGCGTGACCTGGCCGCGGCGATCCGTGTCGCACGCCTTCACCTGACGGGTGGCTGA
- a CDS encoding phage major capsid protein encodes MSTTDKTAPADGSPMPEVTTDAAAEVTQAMTDFVNDLKSFRSDLETKHQQKQDRPMTQTMTRPALAVSAEIEAPHQKAFEDYIRSGDDDALRGLSLEGKGLSTAVNGDGGYLVDPQTSDTVRAVLTSTASIRQVATVVNVEATSYDVLIDTADMGAGWANELSATAETATSKIERITIPLHELSALPKASQRLLDDSAFDIEAWLAGRIADTFARSEAAAFILGDGSDKPRGFLTHDIVDEQTWEWGKLGYVASGADGAFADADAVIDLIYALGAQYRANASFVMNSKTAGVVRRLKDADGRFLWSDGMQQGEPARLMGYPVLIAEDMPDIASDNCAIAFGDFAAGYTVAERPDLRILRDPFSAKPHVLFYATKRVGGDVSDFAAIKLLKFSAI; translated from the coding sequence ATGAGCACGACCGACAAGACCGCCCCGGCGGACGGCAGCCCCATGCCCGAAGTCACGACCGATGCCGCTGCCGAAGTGACCCAGGCGATGACGGATTTCGTCAACGATCTGAAGTCCTTCCGTTCCGATCTTGAGACCAAGCACCAACAGAAACAGGACCGCCCCATGACCCAGACCATGACTCGCCCGGCACTGGCCGTCAGCGCCGAGATCGAAGCGCCGCACCAGAAGGCGTTCGAAGATTACATCCGTTCCGGCGACGACGACGCGCTGCGCGGCCTGTCGCTGGAGGGCAAGGGCCTGTCCACGGCCGTCAACGGCGACGGCGGCTACCTGGTCGATCCGCAAACCTCCGATACCGTGCGCGCCGTGCTGACCTCGACCGCGTCGATCCGTCAGGTGGCGACGGTGGTGAACGTGGAAGCCACGTCCTACGATGTGCTGATCGACACCGCCGACATGGGCGCGGGCTGGGCCAACGAGCTGTCCGCCACCGCCGAGACCGCGACCTCGAAGATCGAACGCATCACGATCCCGCTACACGAACTGTCCGCGCTGCCCAAGGCCAGCCAGCGCCTGCTGGATGATAGCGCTTTCGACATCGAAGCCTGGCTTGCAGGTCGGATCGCCGACACTTTTGCCCGGTCCGAAGCGGCGGCTTTCATCTTGGGCGACGGGTCCGATAAACCGCGCGGCTTCCTGACCCACGACATCGTGGACGAGCAGACGTGGGAGTGGGGCAAGCTGGGTTACGTGGCGTCGGGCGCTGATGGCGCTTTCGCGGACGCCGATGCGGTGATCGATCTGATCTACGCCCTGGGCGCGCAGTATCGGGCCAATGCGTCCTTCGTCATGAACTCGAAGACCGCCGGTGTCGTGCGTCGCCTGAAGGATGCCGATGGCCGTTTCCTGTGGTCCGACGGAATGCAACAGGGCGAGCCCGCGCGGCTGATGGGCTACCCGGTGCTGATCGCTGAAGACATGCCCGACATCGCGTCGGACAACTGCGCCATCGCTTTCGGTGACTTCGCGGCGGGCTACACAGTCGCCGAGCGCCCGGACCTGCGCATCCTACGCGATCCGTTCTCGGCCAAGCCCCACGTCCTGTTCTACGCGACCAAGCGCGTGGGTGGCGACGTCAGCGACTTCGCGGCGATCAAGCTGCTGAAGTTCTCTGCGATCTGA
- a CDS encoding head-tail connector protein — MFLVEQSPVGIDALPLSDLRAHLRLGTGFADDSVQDSALAGALKAAIAQIEALTGKAILRRGFVYTVNAWRGVGRQVLPRAPLGAVTEIAIIRSDGSRQVLEPVAVHVQHDTHCPSIVAKSFALPSIPVGGRAEITFTAGFADDWQDVPSDLSLAVLSLAAALYEDRARPGEMPRGIRALISPYRQPRFLRAFG; from the coding sequence ATGTTTCTTGTCGAGCAATCGCCCGTAGGCATCGATGCGTTGCCCCTGTCCGATCTGCGGGCGCATCTTCGCCTTGGCACCGGTTTTGCCGATGACAGCGTTCAGGACAGCGCCTTGGCCGGGGCCTTGAAGGCAGCCATCGCGCAGATCGAGGCGCTGACCGGCAAGGCGATCCTGCGACGCGGCTTTGTCTATACCGTGAATGCGTGGCGTGGCGTGGGCCGTCAGGTTCTGCCCCGCGCGCCATTGGGCGCTGTAACGGAAATCGCGATCATCCGGTCCGATGGCAGCCGACAGGTGCTGGAGCCGGTCGCCGTGCATGTCCAGCACGACACGCATTGCCCCAGCATCGTCGCAAAGAGCTTCGCGCTACCCTCTATCCCCGTGGGTGGCCGGGCCGAGATCACCTTCACCGCCGGATTCGCCGACGATTGGCAGGACGTGCCGTCGGACCTGAGCCTTGCCGTGCTGTCGCTGGCCGCCGCGCTCTATGAGGATCGCGCCCGCCCCGGTGAGATGCCGCGCGGCATCCGAGCGCTGATTTCCCCCTACCGCCAGCCGCGCTTCCTGCGCGCCTTCGGTTGA
- a CDS encoding head-tail adaptor protein, translated as MQPNLTRPLTLEAPTETADGAGGLAQGWTALGQLWAEMRPRAGSETSGQEAALSRARWTIITRAAPFGAPSRPAPGQRFRDGARLFDILTVAEADPQARYLTISAEEERIR; from the coding sequence ATGCAGCCGAACCTGACACGCCCGCTGACGCTGGAAGCCCCGACCGAAACCGCCGATGGCGCAGGCGGGCTGGCTCAGGGCTGGACCGCTTTGGGCCAGCTATGGGCCGAGATGCGCCCCCGCGCAGGTTCCGAGACAAGCGGGCAGGAGGCCGCGCTTAGCCGCGCTCGCTGGACGATCATCACGCGCGCCGCGCCCTTCGGCGCGCCCTCGCGCCCTGCGCCGGGCCAGCGGTTTCGGGATGGCGCGCGCCTGTTCGACATCCTGACGGTCGCCGAGGCCGACCCGCAGGCCCGTTATCTGACCATTTCCGCTGAAGAGGAGCGCATCCGATGA